The DNA segment TTTAAACAATGTAAATGAGCTAGGTTAGACATATCCTTGTAAAATCACTTGTATCATAGCCTAATTATTAAATGTTGAAACATTGTTGTAGACACAAAggaaataattcaattatatccCTATAATTAACTGGTATGaggagaaaagtaaaataataagaaataaaaaaaaggaaaaccttGCATTGCATTATTGAGAAGTAGAAATGCAGAGAGCATGATAATGCCAAATCTGCTCAGAAACAACACTCTGCTTCCATTGGTCTGTCTCTGCCAGCCTCACCTTCGTACCACAAATAAACCAACCCTACCTTTctcttttctattattattattattattaaaaaagtactatttctcattaaaaaaagtataatccataataataataataataataataataataataataataatataatgttatgAGGGTGAGTAAGTAGTACAGAAAAGCTTGGCTTCCATGCTACCACTGTCCTGCAAGCAAGCGACAACTCCGAGGCTGATAGTAGTTTCTGTCAGACTCTATGAACTCAGCATTAAACCTACtccaacctttttctttttttaaataggaaaaaattaaatgtaataaattatttaattcacaaAATAACACTCATAAATTGTGTTATGAATAATACCTTTgctcttaaatatatttaagctTCGACTACTTGAAAATACgtgacaaaatatataaaaaataataatacgtCTGTACGATCCATTTAAATTAAACTgctattattttaagtttatattaaaacattttttttccaaatttaaaacacaaacaTTCGTGAATTTATGTTTCGACAATTCTAATTATTACTAATCGTACTTTAATTAATGGACTCTGCTTTTTAGAACTAAGTCTGTAATTAATTACTGTGCATTGCAAACACTAATTCCCGTGTTTGATCCATCCTGTCTGAAGAGATACTGAAACATTCTTTGGTTTTCTCACCATATGCCAATTTCAACGACCtagttaatattattctttctcgaaatttttaaatacattatcaaaactaaaataaaattacacgaTACTGAACATCTGcatttagaaaaatgatattttaacatcattttttgagaccattttgacactgtatacgtatcaaaatatgattggacgatttcaaattaaaaaaacaaactttggtttttctattccaaatatattcctgtctcaacttttttaatttaaaatcgtccaatcacattttgacacgtgtacagtgtcaaaatggtgtcaaaaaatgatattaaaatatcattttctctGCATTTAACACCCCCAGAATCAGCTAttaatgattttctttcttttcttctcgacacaaaattataatatctaaCCATGCATGAAATTTCATAAAATGAAGAACATTACTCAAAATCTCTGATCATATATATAAGGGCAAGATGTGACTGTCTAAATCGTGTTCACTATTTCAATGATGTGAAAAAGAGAATTCCCTTCACTCAGCAGATAGTTCCAATGGAGTAAACGTGGTCAAATATGTCTATCTCTATATTCATATTTACAGAATAgcaattgaagatttgaaggcGAAAAATAGTAAAAGCTGAAGAACTATATCAGTTCTTCCTTTCCACAATATGTTTGCATGAAAATCAATGTGTACCTCAGCAACATGACGTGATACGGGAATCTCGTCAGAACATTTTGTACCACATATCAAAGTATATAAAACTTAGGGTCAAACAAAACAGTGTGCTATAGCATCTTACTTCAAACAAATGAATCCTTCATGATAGCTATAGAATATAGAATATTACAGACAAACTGAAAGGATTCCATTTGTTTTTCTCCTTTGCCAAAGGAGATACAACCACACACTCAATAATGGAAGCAATGTATGCAGTACTACTACACAGTGCCATGTGATTATGTCCATTTTGACGCAGAAGCCACAAGTTATCCTCACGTGCTACTTCTGCCTGAAAATTTGGCAATAGTGAAAACCTTACACATTACTACAACAGATAGTTAACATTCTTAGTTTTGGATATCAAATGAGAAAGATGCTGCCAGCATTACAAGCACATCGCTGATTAATTTCAAGTTAACAAAAACTTTGCATTTCAGGGAATTTGATAGAAAGAAGTTCAACCATATAATATCTCTTAACAAGTTAAGTAATTCACACAGAATTTCTTTCATCAGTGATGCTGCTTAGCATAAGCCCAACCATGAATTAACATATGTGTTTTACAATTATTAGAGTTTTGGttccttttgtaaaaataaagtaCAGAGTTTGTCGGTATACTTAGGGTTTCCCATatattctcttcaaaatttccCAGAAATACGAGTTTATGCTCTCTTACAATTTATTTGATCTTGAGTTTTGAATAATGAGCACGGACAAGAAGTTTCTTGAAATCTACATATTATACATCTCAGTAGAAATAAGACAGAAAGCAAAAGATGTGAACAAAATACACAGTTTAAGTTATTACTATACTACTATGTGTTactaatcaaaatcaaaatgccATCAGATCATGCAAGTATGGATATACAGATGCACATTAGTAGCAGTTAGATAGCATTATcatatattagtattttatcCTTTGCACCATTTCTAAAGATAAGGAATATTAACTGGCTTTTATATTGTAAATCTTTAATGtgataaatgtttttctttctatgAAAAGCTTGAGTCAACAAGAGTACATTGTTTCAAATATTGCTACATTGGCCAGAATGAATTAATGCATCATGCCTCAAAAAGACATTGTTTAATGGGTATTTCTTGAAtctctttttctattattattgttgttcttGTTTCATGACAGCAATATCTCACTGTATCAATCAGTTATCAAGTTCAGCAACTAGACAGCCACGGATTATAAAATGCAGATGAATTcataaaatactaaaagaaGTTTGTAGGTTCAATGAAATGGCTGCTGAAAAATAGTACAAGTATAAGGATGAAACATACATGCAATAGGGAGTTGCAAAAAACCCATGTACGTGATCCATTTCTCCCTAAATTATAAGAAACTGTTGTTTCAATTTAAATGATCACCTGAAAACAAGGATTTAAATGATCCATGTGCTCCCTGAAATTAAGCATGTACTTAGTGCATTATCTGTCTGTCACTTTCAATAGAAATATAGCCaaagattaaataataaaaacagatTCATCACATGCATCCTCTCATAGCATATATTATTCGaggaaaaagtaattttatGTACTCAGTCAGGTTTATTAAACCAGTTTGTCCTTCTCCCTCGTTCACAGAAAAAAGGAACCAAAGTAGTATAGCTTGAAACATGTACTTTACATTAATTACCAGCATATCctaaatgcaaaaacacaaacacacacaacaaTCGTAATAGGAGAGACTACCCTTATCAATGTAATAAAAAGGCCACAGAAATAGTGTGGCTTTACCAATGAAGAGAGAGAACAAGAAGATGAGTGGGCCTGATGCATGTATGATCCACAGCCTTCTCTACAAAGAAATAGGGCAAGCTGTTTCAGGCAAAGACAGTGTACACAACATATTTCATAATGATGGAGCAGCGAGAATATGTGACCAAGAGTTGGAAAGTGATGGGGGCACACAGATTTCCATAAGATAAGATCTTGAATATACTGAATGATCACTATCATGAATAATGAAGGTATATAAGCatatatgtgtttttattttattcttataataaaataactgtACTATTTAACTTTGAGCATTATTTCTAGGGAGGTAAGGAACAGATGCACCGAAACATCTCTCCCACAGAAAGGGTACCTT comes from the Vigna radiata var. radiata cultivar VC1973A chromosome 2, Vradiata_ver6, whole genome shotgun sequence genome and includes:
- the LOC106777468 gene encoding uncharacterized protein LOC106777468, translating into MIVIIQYIQDLILWKSVCPHHFPTLGHIFSLLHHYEICCVHCLCLKQLALFLCREGCGSYMHQAHSSSCSLSSLAEVAREDNLWLLRQNGHNHMALCSSTAYIASIIECVVVSPLAKEKNKWNPFSLSVIFYIL